One region of Dysidea avara chromosome 1, odDysAvar1.4, whole genome shotgun sequence genomic DNA includes:
- the LOC136253825 gene encoding papilin-like isoform X1 produces the protein MDCFKQLLIFSILVSVADMVFGDESWSPCSRTCGIGIMQRTIPCQNDGCNGTRKEFRACNVKSCPGGNADFRSKQCKTFGEQLIPFINKTDPCKLLCNSPDQKLVENGLVVDGTSCLSNSICVDGECVPISCDGVLGSKKTTNKCGTCCDLCLQLPCKLESFDANGYRTVLPSESRNISIALSTSSCDFKAINSFTVSHQLSSSHSDISVSGTLFTIINNELAAEGPLQSPVTIEIHCPSQKIHCNYHMSVHDPYELRIPILYEWVRGEFTPCSQTCGRGVQIQEIYCHKYATHVRVPDLECLMNSKRPFPTTRFCDQPACPSEWMHSDWTQCSKSCGGGNMTRNVSCAQVYQDEVEPIQTPGKCDNETKPESQDECNNHPCHNYWNTGDWNRCSVDCGEGIQRRNVTCRDANGNTIHKDNCSLLAKPHTERSCAGNMCIHKWIKSNWTNCSVSCGEGIQTRHVNCTENGTIVDDIVCLENIPDSKSIEERTCQGPFCNGMWVVENWPKECVTPRCGEAGVRYRNVHCIYNGKTAKEHGYIKCNPTKEPSHTQTCYKTEGCHPEWYTSHWSSCSKTCDGIQTRTLHCKVGNTTVSDERCPHNTKPSVAQACSPKCPFTAKCLMEFCHKHNISPCQKECCNHCEQMIPSLSPLARHVLCDRPCCTGTLSWKGKGACTDFT, from the exons ATGGATTGTTTCAAACAGCTGCTAATCTTCAGTATTCTGGTTTCCGTTGCTGATATG GTATTTGGTGATGAATCATGGAGTCCCTGTTCTAGAACTTGTGGTATAGGAATCATGCAAAGGACCATCCCTTGCCA AAATGATGGATGCAATGGAACAAGGAAAGAGTTCCGGGCTTGTAATGTGAAG AGTTGCCCAGGTGGCAATGCTGACTTCAGGAGCAAGCAATGCAAGACATTTGGAGAGCAGTTAATACCATTCATTAATAAAACTGATCCCTGCAAACTGCTGTGCAACTCACCAGATCAGAAACTTGTAGAGAATGGCTTAGTTGTGGATGGAACATCTTGCCTCTCCAATAGTATATGTGTTGATGGAGAATGTGTG CCCATTAGCTGTGATGGTGTTCTTGGATCAAAGAAAACAACTAACAAGTGTGGAACATGCTGTGATTTGTGTTTACAGCTGCCGTGTAAATTAGAGAGTTTTGATGCAAATG GTTATCGCACTGTACTACCATCTGAATCTAGAAATATAAGCATTGCTTTGAGTACATCATCTTGTGACTTTAAAG CTATCAACAGTTTTACAGTGTCTCACCAGTTGAGCAGTAGCCACTCAGACATTTCTGTATCTGGGACATTGTTTACAATTATTAACAATGAATTAGCTGCAGAAGGTCCACTTCAATCACCAGTCACCATTGAG ATTCATTGTCCCAGCCAGAAAATACACTGCAATTATCATATGTCTGTCCATGATCCATATGAGCTCAGAATTCCAATCCTCTATGAATGGGTACGAGGAGAATTCACCCCTTGTTCACAGACTTGTGGAAGAG GGGTTCAAATACAAGAGATCTACTGTCATAAATATGCTACCCATGTAAGGGTTCCAGATTTAGAATGTTTGATGAATAGTAAAAGACCTTTTCCTACAACTCGATTTTGCGATCAGCCAGCATGTCCTTCTGA ATGGATGCACTCCGATTGGACACAATGTTCAAAGAGTTGTGGAGGAGGGAACATGACAAGGAATGTTTCATGTGCACAAGTGTACCAAGATGAAGTAGAACCAATCCAGACTCCAGGAAAGTGTGACAATGAAACAAAGCCGGAATCACAAGATGAATGCAATAATCACCCTTGTCACAACTACTGGAACACAGGAGACTGGAACAGA TGTTCTGTTGATTGTGGGGAAGGAATTCAAAGAAGAAATGTCACATGCAGGGATGCTAATGGAAATACGATACACAAAGACAATTGTAGTTTGCTGGCAAAACCTCATACAGAGAGATCATGTGCTGGAAACATGTGTATTCATAAGTGGATCAAATCTAATTGGACCAAT TGTTCTGTGAGTTGTGGTGAAGGTATTCAGACCAGGCATGTAAATTGTACTGAAAATGGAACAATTGTAGATGACATTGTTTGCCTTGAGAATATTCCAGATTCTAAATCAATAGAAGAAAGAACTTGCCAGGGACCCTTTTGCAATGGAATGTGGGTTGTTGAAAACTGGCCAAAAGAA TGTGTAACTCCAAGATGTGGGGAAGCAGGTGTGAGGTACAGAAATGTCCATTGTATTTATAATGGAAAGACTGCTAAAGAACATGGCTACATAAAGTGTAATCCGACAAAAGAACCATCACATACACAAACATGCTACAAGACTGAAGGATGCCATCCAGAATGGTACACATCACACTGGAGCTCA tgtagcaaaacttgtgatggTATACAGACAAGAACATTACACTGCAAGGTGGGAAATACAACAGTTTCCGATGAAAGATGCCCACACAATACTAAACCCAGTGTGGCACAAGCATGTAGTCCAAAGTGTCCATTTACTGCAAAATGCTTGATGGAATTTTGTCACAAACATAATATATCACCATGCCAAAAGGAATGCTGCAATCACTGTGAACAAATGATACCATCATTGTCACCACTGGCTCGACACGTACTTTGTGACAGACCCTGCTGTACAGGTACCCTATCCTGGAAGGGAAAAGGTGCCTGTACAGACTTTACATAA
- the LOC136253825 gene encoding A disintegrin and metalloproteinase with thrombospondin motifs 7-like isoform X3, whose translation MDCFKQLLIFSILVSVADMVFGDESWSPCSRTCGIGIMQRTIPCQNDGCNGTRKEFRACNVKSCPGGNADFRSKQCKTFGEQLIPFINKTDPCKLLCNSPDQKLVENGLVVDGTSCLSNSICVDGECVPISCDGVLGSKKTTNKCGTCCDLCLQLPCKLESFDANGYRTVLPSESRNISIALSTSSCDFKAINSFTVSHQLSSSHSDISVSGTLFTIINNELAAEGPLQSPVTIEIHCPSQKIHCNYHMSVHDPYELRIPILYEWVRGEFTPCSQTCGRGVQIQEIYCHKYATHVRVPDLECLMNSKRPFPTTRFCDQPACPSEWMHSDWTQCSKSCGGGNMTRNVSCAQVYQDEVEPIQTPGKCDNETKPESQDECNNHPCHNYWNTGDWNRCSVDCGEGIQRRNVTCRDANGNTIHKDNCSLLAKPHTERSCAGNMCIHKWIKSNWTNKKELARDPFAMECGLLKTGQKNV comes from the exons ATGGATTGTTTCAAACAGCTGCTAATCTTCAGTATTCTGGTTTCCGTTGCTGATATG GTATTTGGTGATGAATCATGGAGTCCCTGTTCTAGAACTTGTGGTATAGGAATCATGCAAAGGACCATCCCTTGCCA AAATGATGGATGCAATGGAACAAGGAAAGAGTTCCGGGCTTGTAATGTGAAG AGTTGCCCAGGTGGCAATGCTGACTTCAGGAGCAAGCAATGCAAGACATTTGGAGAGCAGTTAATACCATTCATTAATAAAACTGATCCCTGCAAACTGCTGTGCAACTCACCAGATCAGAAACTTGTAGAGAATGGCTTAGTTGTGGATGGAACATCTTGCCTCTCCAATAGTATATGTGTTGATGGAGAATGTGTG CCCATTAGCTGTGATGGTGTTCTTGGATCAAAGAAAACAACTAACAAGTGTGGAACATGCTGTGATTTGTGTTTACAGCTGCCGTGTAAATTAGAGAGTTTTGATGCAAATG GTTATCGCACTGTACTACCATCTGAATCTAGAAATATAAGCATTGCTTTGAGTACATCATCTTGTGACTTTAAAG CTATCAACAGTTTTACAGTGTCTCACCAGTTGAGCAGTAGCCACTCAGACATTTCTGTATCTGGGACATTGTTTACAATTATTAACAATGAATTAGCTGCAGAAGGTCCACTTCAATCACCAGTCACCATTGAG ATTCATTGTCCCAGCCAGAAAATACACTGCAATTATCATATGTCTGTCCATGATCCATATGAGCTCAGAATTCCAATCCTCTATGAATGGGTACGAGGAGAATTCACCCCTTGTTCACAGACTTGTGGAAGAG GGGTTCAAATACAAGAGATCTACTGTCATAAATATGCTACCCATGTAAGGGTTCCAGATTTAGAATGTTTGATGAATAGTAAAAGACCTTTTCCTACAACTCGATTTTGCGATCAGCCAGCATGTCCTTCTGA ATGGATGCACTCCGATTGGACACAATGTTCAAAGAGTTGTGGAGGAGGGAACATGACAAGGAATGTTTCATGTGCACAAGTGTACCAAGATGAAGTAGAACCAATCCAGACTCCAGGAAAGTGTGACAATGAAACAAAGCCGGAATCACAAGATGAATGCAATAATCACCCTTGTCACAACTACTGGAACACAGGAGACTGGAACAGA TGTTCTGTTGATTGTGGGGAAGGAATTCAAAGAAGAAATGTCACATGCAGGGATGCTAATGGAAATACGATACACAAAGACAATTGTAGTTTGCTGGCAAAACCTCATACAGAGAGATCATGTGCTGGAAACATGTGTATTCATAAGTGGATCAAATCTAATTGGACCAAT AAGAAAGAACTTGCCAGGGACCCTTTTGCAATGGAATGTGGGTTGTTGAAAACTGGCCAAAAGAA TGTGTAA
- the LOC136253825 gene encoding A disintegrin and metalloproteinase with thrombospondin motifs 7-like isoform X2 yields MDCFKQLLIFSILVSVADMVFGDESWSPCSRTCGIGIMQRTIPCQNDGCNGTRKEFRACNVKSCPGGNADFRSKQCKTFGEQLIPFINKTDPCKLLCNSPDQKLVENGLVVDGTSCLSNSICVDGECVPISCDGVLGSKKTTNKCGTCCDLCLQLPCKLESFDANGYRTVLPSESRNISIALSTSSCDFKAINSFTVSHQLSSSHSDISVSGTLFTIINNELAAEGPLQSPVTIEIHCPSQKIHCNYHMSVHDPYELRIPILYEWVRGEFTPCSQTCGRGVQIQEIYCHKYATHVRVPDLECLMNSKRPFPTTRFCDQPACPSEWMHSDWTQCSKSCGGGNMTRNVSCAQVYQDEVEPIQTPGKCDNETKPESQDECNNHPCHNYWNTGDWNRCSVDCGEGIQRRNVTCRDANGNTIHKDNCSLLAKPHTERSCAGNMCIHKWIKSNWTNVCYWAPRVSCITMAPEILMAGYQF; encoded by the exons ATGGATTGTTTCAAACAGCTGCTAATCTTCAGTATTCTGGTTTCCGTTGCTGATATG GTATTTGGTGATGAATCATGGAGTCCCTGTTCTAGAACTTGTGGTATAGGAATCATGCAAAGGACCATCCCTTGCCA AAATGATGGATGCAATGGAACAAGGAAAGAGTTCCGGGCTTGTAATGTGAAG AGTTGCCCAGGTGGCAATGCTGACTTCAGGAGCAAGCAATGCAAGACATTTGGAGAGCAGTTAATACCATTCATTAATAAAACTGATCCCTGCAAACTGCTGTGCAACTCACCAGATCAGAAACTTGTAGAGAATGGCTTAGTTGTGGATGGAACATCTTGCCTCTCCAATAGTATATGTGTTGATGGAGAATGTGTG CCCATTAGCTGTGATGGTGTTCTTGGATCAAAGAAAACAACTAACAAGTGTGGAACATGCTGTGATTTGTGTTTACAGCTGCCGTGTAAATTAGAGAGTTTTGATGCAAATG GTTATCGCACTGTACTACCATCTGAATCTAGAAATATAAGCATTGCTTTGAGTACATCATCTTGTGACTTTAAAG CTATCAACAGTTTTACAGTGTCTCACCAGTTGAGCAGTAGCCACTCAGACATTTCTGTATCTGGGACATTGTTTACAATTATTAACAATGAATTAGCTGCAGAAGGTCCACTTCAATCACCAGTCACCATTGAG ATTCATTGTCCCAGCCAGAAAATACACTGCAATTATCATATGTCTGTCCATGATCCATATGAGCTCAGAATTCCAATCCTCTATGAATGGGTACGAGGAGAATTCACCCCTTGTTCACAGACTTGTGGAAGAG GGGTTCAAATACAAGAGATCTACTGTCATAAATATGCTACCCATGTAAGGGTTCCAGATTTAGAATGTTTGATGAATAGTAAAAGACCTTTTCCTACAACTCGATTTTGCGATCAGCCAGCATGTCCTTCTGA ATGGATGCACTCCGATTGGACACAATGTTCAAAGAGTTGTGGAGGAGGGAACATGACAAGGAATGTTTCATGTGCACAAGTGTACCAAGATGAAGTAGAACCAATCCAGACTCCAGGAAAGTGTGACAATGAAACAAAGCCGGAATCACAAGATGAATGCAATAATCACCCTTGTCACAACTACTGGAACACAGGAGACTGGAACAGA TGTTCTGTTGATTGTGGGGAAGGAATTCAAAGAAGAAATGTCACATGCAGGGATGCTAATGGAAATACGATACACAAAGACAATTGTAGTTTGCTGGCAAAACCTCATACAGAGAGATCATGTGCTGGAAACATGTGTATTCATAAGTGGATCAAATCTAATTGGACCAATGTATGTTACTGGGCACCACGAGTATCATGTATTACCatggctccagaaattttgATGGCTGGGTATCAATTTTAA